The following is a genomic window from Candidatus Moraniibacteriota bacterium.
TCACGACGTGATTCTTCGCAAGAATCTTCGGTGGAATAATATCCATCGTGATATTCGAAAAAGGCGTTTGGAATCCGACACGCGTCGAGACATTCATGTTGAACACGAATGACTGGATTTCCTGCTTTACTTGTTCGTAGGAGAGTTTGTCTTTTCGGACGAATGGCGCGAGAAGCGTATCAAAGTTGGAGAAGGCTTGCGCGCCGGCGACTTCGCCCTGAAGCGTATAGATGAAATTGACCATCTGCCCCAAAATCGATCCCAAGTGTTTGGCGGGCTTGCAGGAGACTTTTCCGGGGACTCCGGTGAATCCCTGTCGCAAGAGATCCTCGAGATCCCAGCCGCAGCAGTAAGCGGAGATAAGTTGGAGATCGTGAATGTGGAGATCGCCGGACTCATGGGCATCGCGAACTTCTTTGGAATAAATCGTGTTCATCCAGTACTTGGTGCTGATGGCGCTCGAGACGTAATTGTTGAGTCCCTGAAGGGAATACGCCATATTGGCATTTTCCTTGACGAGCCAGTCGAGATTGCCGATGTATTTGTCGACCAAATGCACAGCCTTGACGAGGGATTCTTCGGTTTCACGAACTTCGCGGTGTTGTTCGCGATAGAGGATATAGGCCTTGGCGGTTTCATGGAACCCCTCTGACATGAGAACGGTCTCGACCAGGTCTTGGATCTCCTCGATTTTCGGAATGAAGGTTCCAAGGTTTTGTTTGGCGTAGTGCCGAGCTTTCTTCTCGAGAAGCGAGACTACTTTTTTCCCGATGCGAGCGGCGTCTTTCTCGTTTCCTTCCGCGGTGGCGAAGAGCGCTTTTTCGATGGCATTGATGATCTTGTACGGATTGAATGAGGTGGTTCGTCCGCTTCGTCTCCGTACCGATTCGATGGATATTTTCTCAGTTTTCTTTCGGTGTTTCATATGCTTTTTAGGGGATTTTCTGGTTGAGAGAAAAGAAAAACCGTGGATATTCGACCTCCCCCACGGAGTGCGCTATTTCATTTCGCGCCTTCCCATTATCGCGCACATAAACAAGCTCGTAAAGTTTCCTTTGGTGGAGGGAAGAATGGTATACTTCGGAGAGAAAGAACCCATATCGAATACCCACACAATTATCCGAACAATTTACGAAGATTCACCATCGAATACGCCAGATACCTGAAACCCATAAAGGTACACTGCAGCGTCTCATACCGAATAACCAGCTTCCGATAACTGTCCTCCCATGCAAAACATCGCTCAACTTTGTATCGTTCCTGGTAAACATCTCGCACCTCCTCAAACGCATCCAGTTTCGCATTGATCTTCTCCCGATCCTTGAGTCCCCGAATGTTGGACTTAATGACCGGAATGAGATTGGCATACTCGATCTGATTCCTGTTCTTTCCATCATCAAACCCCGAGTCCAAAGTAAGGTATGAATCCACGAGAGAAATACCGAGCCGGTTCATGCTCTCCAAGAGTTCCGTAAAGGAAGTATCGAACAAAAGATTGTCGTGAACATTCACGGGACGCACTACGTACGGAGCCAGAATATATCCATGGTTCTCCGTTATCGCAAGTGTTTTCTCTCCCTTCTGGTGTTTGTGTCCTGAGTATCCGATTTTCTCGCCCCCTTTTTAGCGACAATGTTTGTGCCGTCGCCATGGAGTATCGAGAGATCGAGCATTCCTTTTCGGTCAAGAACCAGAACGGAAGATTCAAACAGTTTCCGATAGCTTCCGTCTTTACTCCAACGATTGTGTCGTTTGTAGACATTAGACCAATGGATTTCACGCTTGTATGGTTTCAATTGTTTCCATTGGATACCGGCGTGAAGGACATAGAGGATGTAATTGAATATCTTGTAGTTTGAAATCTTCTGAAGCCTTCCTTTCACTGGGGTACGGAGATACCGTTTGATATATCGATTAAAGTTTCTCTCTGAAACTTTCACCGGTAATTTCTTTTGGTGATCACCTTTTGTTTTAGTAGCCATAGATGAGCGTTACCAATTAAGCGGCTAATATCGTGGAGATATTCCCTTCATTGTAACGCTGATCCCTGGTGTATTAAATACCAGTTCAATAATGACTGTTTCCATTCTTTGAATGGGTTGTTCCGGCTTCGTTTTCAGGCGCTCCGTATTGTGTGGGTGTGGCATGTATAATCCGTCAATTTTCTATCCTATGGATATTCAATCTTTGTTTGAGCCGAAATCGATTGCAGTTGTGGGAGCGTCGACCAAGATTGGGAGTGTTGGAAATGACATTGTGAAGAATTTGGTCGAACAGAAATACCGGGGCGAAATTTATCCGGTCAATCCGAAAACAGACGTGCTCTATGAGCGGCGGTGCTACCCGGATCTTTCGGCAATCGAAGGGTTGGTTGATTGCGCTGTTATCGCGGTGCCGGCGCCGATCGTGCCTACGGTGTTGCGCGAGGCGGTCGCAAAGAGGGTGAAGGGAGTCATAGTGATTTCGGCCGGATTTCATG
Proteins encoded in this region:
- a CDS encoding transposase encodes the protein MGYSGHKHQKGEKTLAITENHGYILAPYVVRPVNVHDNLLFDTSFTELLESMNRLGISLVDSYLTLDSGFDDGKNRNQIEYANLIPVIKSNIRGLKDREKINAKLDAFEEVRDVYQERYKVERCFAWEDSYRKLVIRYETLQCTFMGFRYLAYSMVNLRKLFG
- a CDS encoding transposase, with the protein product MATKTKGDHQKKLPVKVSERNFNRYIKRYLRTPVKGRLQKISNYKIFNYILYVLHAGIQWKQLKPYKREIHWSNVYKRHNRWSKDGSYRKLFESSVLVLDRKGMLDLSILHGDGTNIVAKKGARKSDTQDTNTRRERKHLR